A region of the Amycolatopsis sp. cg13 genome:
CGTGCCCGGAGCGAACCGGGCGTCCAACACGCCGTACACCGTGTTCTACAACGGCGGGCAGCAGACCGTGCCGGTGGACCAGACCGCCTCGGCCGCCGGCGGATGGAAGTCCCTGGGCACCTGGCCGTTCAAAGCGGGCACCGGGCACAAGGTCGTGCTCGGCGGGGTGCCGGGCAAGGAGGTCGTGGCCGACGCCGTACGCCTGACCAAGCCCGGCACGCAGGTCAAGAAGGCGAACAAGGCCAATGTGTGGCACAGCTTCAGCGTGCGTTCGACCGTCCAAAGCTGGCTGGACGGCGCACAGCCCAACCACGGTTTCCTGCTCAAGGCCGCTGACGAGACGCGGGGCATGGGCGGTCCGCGCTACGAGGCCGCCGAGTATGCCTACAACGGCGCGACCGAGCAGACCCCGCGACTGCTGCTCACCTACGGCAAACCTGGTCCCGCCCTGGACGCGCCGACGACGATCCGAGCTACCGGCGCGAACCTGACCTGGTCGGCCTATCCGGGGAACGACCTGGTCGAGTACCAGGTCCACCGTTCGGTATTCCAGCAGTTCACCCCGACGGCGGCGACACTCGTCGCCCCGCTGCGTCCCGGCACCGCCAGCTACGCCGACACCACGGCGCAGCCGACCAAAGCCGACGATCCGCAGCCGTTCGGCAACGCCTTCTACTACGTCGTCGCGGCCATAACGCGCGACGGCCAGCTGATCCCGTCCGCGACGCAGCTGGTGCGGCTGCCCAAAGCGGGCCAGGTCGTCAAGGTCCTTCAGGGCAACGCCGCCGACACCACCCTGGCCAGCAAGCAACCCGATCAGCCGCACGACAAGCTGACCGGCGAGCCGTGGCTGTCGGTCGGCAACAACTCCGGCACCTTCGGCGCGACCCGCGGCGTGGTGAAATTCCCGGATCTGGGCGGGATTCCGTCCGGCGCGCGAGTGCAGAACGCGGAGCTCAGCCTCTGGGGCTTCACCTACGTCGGCGGCACGCCGGTGGGCACCGGCACTTACGAAGCGCACGGGCTCACGAAGGACTTCGACCAGGGCAGCGCCACCTGGAACAAGGCGAGCGCGGGTCGCGCCTGGTCGACTCCCGGCGGCGATTTCGACCCGGCCGTCGCCGGAACCACCACCGGAGTCACGAACGACCCCGCTTTGCGCGTCCTCGGCGTGACCGGTCTGGCACAGCGGTGGGTCAACGATCCGGCGAGCAACCACGGCGCGCTGGTGAAGCTGGCTGACGAAGCCAACCCGGCCGAGCGCACGATTTTCCTCAGCAGCGAGGCCGCCGAGCCGCGCCTGCGCCCGAAACTGACCGTGGTCTACACCGAACAGACCGCGGAAAGCACCTACTACGCCCCGACCACGCCGGACCGGATGATCCCCGGCGACGAGTACCCCGTCCCGGTCACCCTCACCAACACGACCGGCGCGGCCTGGCCCGCGGCCGACTACGCGTTGTCCTACCACTGGGAACTGCCCGACGGCACCGATGTGACCGGCCCCGGCAACCGGCTCGAGACGCCGCTGCCCAAGGACATCGCGCCCGACGGCGTGGTCGCGGTCGACGCGAAAGTGAAGACAGCGACCCCGTTCGACCTCGGCAACAAACGCGAAGCCTTCGTGCTGAAGTGGGACCTGCGGAACCGGACGACCGGGAAGTGGCTGTCGGAAACGACGAAGATCCCGCCGCTGGCACAGAACATCACGATCGACGATCCGAAGTCGGACCAGCTGGGCCTGGAGAAGTTCTACTCCTACTCCGGCGGCAACACCGGAGCCGGCTCGACCCTGATGGTCAACCAGTTCGCGGGCAACGCGGTGTGGTCCTACAACGCGTTGAGCAATCCGAGCCGCGGCCTGGCGACGTTCCTGCGGATGACCTACAACGCCCAGGACACGTCCAACTCCTACATCGGTTCCGGCTGGTCTCTCTCCGCCTCCACCTTGGCCAGGCTGGGCACCCCGCTGGAGTTCTACGGCTGGGGCGGGGCGGGGTATCCGGCCAAGATCGTGCTGACCGACGGGGACGGCACCAGCCACCAGTTCGCGCTGAACAAGCACGACAGCCCCGACCCGCGGCTGTGGGACTACGACAAGCCCGCCGGCGTCCATCTCTACCTGCAGCGCACCGGGAGCAGCGACCCGAACCGCACGTGGGTGATGACGCGGCCGGACCGTACCCAGCTCGTGTTCGACAGCGACGGCTACCAGAGCGCCACCGTCGACAAGAACGGCAACGAGCTCCAGTTCACCTACGAACGCTCGTGCGTCAACAACCACAACACCGGCATCCTGAAATACCTCACCGACGCCACCGGCCGCCGGACCCTGAACTTCGAGTATTTCCAGAACGGCGACCCGGACTACGACTATTTCACCGGCGACAAGAAGCACCACGGCGTCAACCTGGCCAACGGTAAGATCGCCAACCAGCTCAAGGCGATCACCGACATCTCCGGACGCCGCATCGAGTTCGTCTACAGCGACCGCGGCCTGCTGCAGGAGATCACCGACGGCGCGGGCACCGATCAGCACAAGACGTTCACCTTCTTCTACAACAACGCGTTGCTGAACAAGAACGCGAAGCTGATCTCGGTCACCGACCCGCGCGGCAATTCCACCGGACTGTCCTATTACGACGATCCGGCCCGCAAATGGAAGACGCGGACGCTGACCAACCGGGCCGGGAAAGACACCAGCTTCGACTACCGCTACCCGGATCCGGAGCACAGTTCGGCGGTCGACTCGATCGTGACCGACGCCAACGGCCACGCGTCCGACACGCTCATCGACGGCTACGGCCGCCCGACGAAGCTGACCAACGCGAAGAACCAGACCACCGAACTGACCTGGGACGCCGACAACAACGTCCGCCGCCTGGCCGAGGACGGCGGCAAGGCCGTCGCCACCTGGGAATACGACCCGGTCACCGGCTACCCGAAGAGCATTGCCGACGCCGAGGCCAACGCGAACAAAACCCCGGCTACCGCGCTGAACTACCGGACCGGGCTGGGCGGCCACGTCGCCGACCTGACCGAGAAAATCACCCCTGAAGGCCGCAAGTGGCTGTTCACATACGACGACCGCGGAAACCTGGTCGCCGTCACCGATCCCAAGGGCAGCGGAGATCCCGCTTCCGGCCACTACACCACTTTGAGCAGCTACGACAGCTATGGCCAGCTGCTGACCGTCACCGACGCCAACAACAACACCACGACCTTCGGGGATTACGACCCCATCGGCTCGCCGCGCCAGATTACCGACGCCTACGGCCATGACACCCTGACCAAGTTCGACGCTACGGGCAACGTGCTGTCCACAATGGACGCACGCAAGAAGGTCAGCGAGTACACCTACGACCTCTTCGGCAGGCCGCTGTCGTCCAAGGTGCCCAAGGACGCCGACAAGGGCGACTTCATCTTCACCCCCGGCGCGCAATACGACTCGAACGACAACGTCATCAAAACGACGGCGGCCAACGGCGCGGTCACCTCGGCCGCTTACCGGCCCACTGACGAGATCGCCGCGGTCAGCGCCCCCAAGGACGATGCAGGCGATCCCGACCGGACCACGACTTACGACTACGACAACGTCGGAAACCTGCTGCGGCAAACTGATCCGAAGGGCGCCCTGACGCCCGACCCCGGCGACTTCACCACGACCCGGGAATACGACCAGCTCAACCGGGTCATCGCCACCGTCGACGCCAGCGGCAACCGGGCCACATACGACTACGACAACGTCGGCAACCTCACCACCGTGGTCGACCCGCGCAAGACCGCGACGCACGACCCCAAGGCGTACACGGCGAAGTACGCCTACGACCTGAACCACCGCGTCAAAACGGTCACTGACGCCGCGGGCTTCACCACCGGCCGGAAGTACGACCGAGACGGCAATATCGTCGAGACTACCGATGCCGAGCAGAACACCTCGGTGCTCAAACTCGACGCCCGCGCCATGGTCGAGGAGCAATGGGTGCCGCGCGCCAAGGACGCGTCGGGCAATCCCGTCTACCGCAAGACCCGCTTCGAGTACGACGAGGTCGGCAACAAGACCAAGGTCATTTCCCCGCGCGGCACGGAGATCGCCGGCAACACCGACAACTTCGCCGCGGTCACTGTCTACGACAAGCTGAACCGCCCGATCGAACAGCAGACCCCGTTCGACGTCAACGACGAACGCGTCAAGACGCCGGACAAGACGACCTACAGCTACGACGAGGTCGGCCGGCTCACCGAAGTCAGCGCGCCGCCGTCCAACGGCCAGAACTTCCGCAACGTCACGCGCACCAGCTACTTCGACACCGGCTGGCTGCGCTCCAGCGTCGACCCGTGGAACATCACCACCACCTACGACTACGACCAGCTCGGCAAGCAGACTGCCCGCACGCTCACCGCGGCCGGCGGATCCATGAGCCGCACCATGGCGTGGTCGTTCTACCCGGACGGAAAGCTGAAGTCGCGCTCCGACGACGGCGTCCCGATCGGCCGGGATGTGCGGGTGATCGACAACAGCGACCCCGCCGCCATCGTCACCGGCACCTGGGGCACCGGCGGGGCCGACCCGAACCCTGACTACGAAGGCTTCGACTACCGGCGGCACAACCCCGGCACGGGCAGTGACACGGTCGCCTGGAACCTCGACGCGCCGCGCACCGGGACCTACGAGATCTTCGTCCGCTATCCCAAGGCAGCCACCGCCACCAACGCCACCTACACCATCGATCACGACGGCGGCAGCACGACCAAGACCGTTGACCAGACCCAGCAACCCGGCCAATGGGTCAGCCTCGGCTCGTACGGTCTCACCGAAGGCCAGCCGCGCAAGGTCACTCTGTCGGACAAGGCCAACGGCGTCGTAGCCGCGGACGCGGTGAAGATCGTCCGCGACGGCAGCGGCGAAACCGGCCCGGCCCAGCAAAAAACGTTCGGCTACCGCTACGACCCGAACAACAATCTGGTCGACATCACCGACTCGAGTCCGAACACCAAGATCGACAACTATGCGATCGCGTACAACGGGCTGAACCAGATCCAGCAGGTCCAGGAAAAGCTCAAGGGCGCCGTAGCCAAGACCACCACCTACAGCTACGACCCCAACGGCAACCCGAAGACCCGGGACCACGACGACCAGCACTCGGTGTACGAGTACGACGTTCGCGACCTGGTCGAGAAGGTCACCAACACCGACACCGGCGGTGCGCCGCAGAACACGACCTACACCTACACGCCCCGAGCTCAGAAACTCCTCGAAACCAAGGCGAACGGCAACCAGCTCCAGTCCGAGTACTTCCCGGACGGCGCACTGCGGCACGAGGTCGAACGCAAGCCCGACGGCACGATCGTCAGCGAACACACCCGCGACTACGACGCCAACGGCAACCCCGCGCACGACACGCAACACACGATGAACGCCGACAACCACGGCGCTTATCTGGACAACACCCGCGCCTTCGCTTACGACCCCCGAGACCGGCTCCGCTCATCGACCAAGACGGAGCCTTCGGGCGCCACCCTCGGCGTCGAGAAGTACCTGCACGATGCGAACAACAACG
Encoded here:
- a CDS encoding DNRLRE domain-containing protein — encoded protein: MAPEAKRLAEKVEQRTLTTKAFPLSDGRTQLQVSQTPLHYRDTAGHWQDIDTRIEKTSAPEGFVYRSEHNTFHSSFGVKTDHLVGFKQGEREIRLGIAGESRSLEPRVEGSAITYPGAFPGADVVYQVTPDALKEKLVLAKPPAQGPSYSFTMDLAGVEAAQQKDGSIAFFRAGGDRDGGPLFVMAKPFMLDGRDDAASPYGKSWSGKVAQTVRAEGNRFTITVTADQEWLRAKERVYPVVIDPTIKIQPTATQAQDTMVTSDEPDANHDGSWRLSVGATNSGTARSLLKFDLANIPAGTRLDSAQLQVYYDQDHTTGANDVTVEAHRATQPWTASTATWNSSAAAFAEVGQNQDNVDDGEPGRTAANGEWRTVDTGDAEQAVGHSYRVGSRGGDYTWVPRLTEDGDYQVEVHYVPGANRASNTPYTVFYNGGQQTVPVDQTASAAGGWKSLGTWPFKAGTGHKVVLGGVPGKEVVADAVRLTKPGTQVKKANKANVWHSFSVRSTVQSWLDGAQPNHGFLLKAADETRGMGGPRYEAAEYAYNGATEQTPRLLLTYGKPGPALDAPTTIRATGANLTWSAYPGNDLVEYQVHRSVFQQFTPTAATLVAPLRPGTASYADTTAQPTKADDPQPFGNAFYYVVAAITRDGQLIPSATQLVRLPKAGQVVKVLQGNAADTTLASKQPDQPHDKLTGEPWLSVGNNSGTFGATRGVVKFPDLGGIPSGARVQNAELSLWGFTYVGGTPVGTGTYEAHGLTKDFDQGSATWNKASAGRAWSTPGGDFDPAVAGTTTGVTNDPALRVLGVTGLAQRWVNDPASNHGALVKLADEANPAERTIFLSSEAAEPRLRPKLTVVYTEQTAESTYYAPTTPDRMIPGDEYPVPVTLTNTTGAAWPAADYALSYHWELPDGTDVTGPGNRLETPLPKDIAPDGVVAVDAKVKTATPFDLGNKREAFVLKWDLRNRTTGKWLSETTKIPPLAQNITIDDPKSDQLGLEKFYSYSGGNTGAGSTLMVNQFAGNAVWSYNALSNPSRGLATFLRMTYNAQDTSNSYIGSGWSLSASTLARLGTPLEFYGWGGAGYPAKIVLTDGDGTSHQFALNKHDSPDPRLWDYDKPAGVHLYLQRTGSSDPNRTWVMTRPDRTQLVFDSDGYQSATVDKNGNELQFTYERSCVNNHNTGILKYLTDATGRRTLNFEYFQNGDPDYDYFTGDKKHHGVNLANGKIANQLKAITDISGRRIEFVYSDRGLLQEITDGAGTDQHKTFTFFYNNALLNKNAKLISVTDPRGNSTGLSYYDDPARKWKTRTLTNRAGKDTSFDYRYPDPEHSSAVDSIVTDANGHASDTLIDGYGRPTKLTNAKNQTTELTWDADNNVRRLAEDGGKAVATWEYDPVTGYPKSIADAEANANKTPATALNYRTGLGGHVADLTEKITPEGRKWLFTYDDRGNLVAVTDPKGSGDPASGHYTTLSSYDSYGQLLTVTDANNNTTTFGDYDPIGSPRQITDAYGHDTLTKFDATGNVLSTMDARKKVSEYTYDLFGRPLSSKVPKDADKGDFIFTPGAQYDSNDNVIKTTAANGAVTSAAYRPTDEIAAVSAPKDDAGDPDRTTTYDYDNVGNLLRQTDPKGALTPDPGDFTTTREYDQLNRVIATVDASGNRATYDYDNVGNLTTVVDPRKTATHDPKAYTAKYAYDLNHRVKTVTDAAGFTTGRKYDRDGNIVETTDAEQNTSVLKLDARAMVEEQWVPRAKDASGNPVYRKTRFEYDEVGNKTKVISPRGTEIAGNTDNFAAVTVYDKLNRPIEQQTPFDVNDERVKTPDKTTYSYDEVGRLTEVSAPPSNGQNFRNVTRTSYFDTGWLRSSVDPWNITTTYDYDQLGKQTARTLTAAGGSMSRTMAWSFYPDGKLKSRSDDGVPIGRDVRVIDNSDPAAIVTGTWGTGGADPNPDYEGFDYRRHNPGTGSDTVAWNLDAPRTGTYEIFVRYPKAATATNATYTIDHDGGSTTKTVDQTQQPGQWVSLGSYGLTEGQPRKVTLSDKANGVVAADAVKIVRDGSGETGPAQQKTFGYRYDPNNNLVDITDSSPNTKIDNYAIAYNGLNQIQQVQEKLKGAVAKTTTYSYDPNGNPKTRDHDDQHSVYEYDVRDLVEKVTNTDTGGAPQNTTYTYTPRAQKLLETKANGNQLQSEYFPDGALRHEVERKPDGTIVSEHTRDYDANGNPAHDTQHTMNADNHGAYLDNTRAFAYDPRDRLRSSTKTEPSGATLGVEKYLHDANNNVIEQTIDGKTTKYTYDRNRLVTSSIDKNTSTHTYDPFGRLDNVTVDGTLLEKYRYDGFDRIAEYQKLKEGSATERVTTTYAYDPLDRTLAKTEGGKTTDFAYLGLSSNVLNEKLAGKLDKSYQYSPNGQRLSQTKQTGDGGKETTQYGYNPHTDVETLTTDKGDTKATYGYTAYGSDDKQSFTGIDKPKPQDPSAQAYNSYRFNGKRYDTASGNYDMGFRHYSPGRNTFLTRDSYNGALGDLGLTTDAFSGSRYAFTGGNPVSRVELDGHIDTDTYRCGEIHSCAQADLAYREQHNVQIPEGLREKASAEAGVNSAMNTPATGGELPKEKLDVLRGFGYEGSSGFTWREAMEFANRGPATEALVCDTLGGSLDECRMGQPLHGVAGFIYDVFLSNIPACATMDALACGGVALEVGGGAAGKFIGKVFGDAKKVEGGIAANKINGDAAADAIAAGFPGAQREVTLQAASGARRIDVLTTSGVAIESKLGRTSLTSDIKMQIQKDVEIMQRSIGGVKSVEWHFTKSPVTGLGGPTGPLLQALQSANIRVVIR